In a genomic window of Scyliorhinus torazame isolate Kashiwa2021f chromosome 5, sScyTor2.1, whole genome shotgun sequence:
- the LOC140420240 gene encoding uncharacterized protein, protein MEKPWKCGDCGKGYKAPSELEIHRRSHTGERPFTCPECGKGFARLFNLQLHQRTHTRERPFTCFECGKGFTKSSNLKLHQRVHTGERPHTCSQCAKGFIDSSTLKKHQRIHTREKPFSCSECGRGFAQSSHLQTHQRIHNGERPFTCSACGKGFPQLSNLLSHQRVHSGERPFTCSMCGKGFIDSSTLQRHQRVHTGERPFTCSECGKRFAQSYYLQTHQRIHTGERPFTCSACGKGFTQSSHLQTHQRVYSGERPFTCSVCGDLFVHPSC, encoded by the coding sequence atggagaaaccatggaaatgtggggactgtgggaaaggatacaAAGCCCCATccgagctggaaattcatcgacgcagccacactggggagaggccgttcacctgcccagagtgtgggaagggattcgctcggttATTTAACCTTCAgttacaccagcgaactcacacccgggagaggccgttcacctgctttgagtgtgggaaaggattcaccaaGTCATCCAACCTGAAGTTACATCAGAGAGTTCACACGGGAGAGAGGCcacacacctgctctcagtgtgcaaagggattcattgattcatccactctaaagaaacatcagcgaattcacaccagggaaaagccgttctcctgctctgagtgtgggaggggattcgctcagtcatcccacctgcagacacatcagcgaattcacaatggggagcggccttttacttgctctgcgtgtgggaaaggattccctcagttatccaacctgctgtcacaccagcgggttcacagtggggagaggcctttcacatgctccatgtgtgggaaaggattcattgattcatccactctgcagagacaccagagagttcacaccggggagaggccattcacctgctcggagtgtgggaagcGATTTGCTCAGTCTTactacctgcagacacaccagcgaattcacaccggggagcggccttttacttgctctgcgtgtgggaagggattcactcagtcatcccacctgcagacacaccagcgagtttacagtggagagaggccgttcacctgttctgtgtgtggggatTTATTTGTTCATCCGAGCTGCTGA